From the genome of Nitrospirae bacterium YQR-1, one region includes:
- a CDS encoding PAS domain S-box protein, which yields MDVLNNEAELVEKLQNANNELKKEIAERKRVEEEISALLCGSRAVLQYKEFADAARAIFDACKEITGATAGYVALLTKDGSENEVLFLDAGGMPCTVDPSLPMPIRGLREVAYRNSQVVYDNNFKNSSWKNYMPKGHMRLDNVMFSPLIIDGKAVGVIGLANKKGGFNDRDARLALAFGEYAAISLLNSRNLDLLESSELRLRSIVETANDAIVSIDENEHIIYWNKAAEKIFGFSAAEVLNRPIIVIIPERFHKRHHEGLRRFKLTGTSNLVGRTFEMVGLKSNGEEFPIEISLAMWKIKEDVFFTGTLRDITEVENSRRKDQLMYEQSRHIAMGELLVNIAHQWRQPLSAIAALVQDIRDTHLHGEFTAEYLEKNISTIVSEVMGLSSTIDNFRNYYIKKPQQMQFNIAEVINNTLSLIVGNPALKNVIIEKELDDVLTVNLYKGEFAQVILNILTNIKDVFEDRHVINGIIRIRAYKDTAIDKIVITIADNGGGVDKGIIGKIFDPYFTTKDKSRGTGLGLYISKVIIEKSINGAISVKSVDGWCEFRIEL from the coding sequence GTGGATGTACTAAATAACGAAGCTGAATTAGTTGAAAAATTACAAAACGCTAATAACGAGCTGAAAAAGGAGATTGCGGAGCGTAAGCGTGTTGAGGAGGAGATTTCGGCGCTACTTTGCGGCTCACGGGCTGTGTTGCAGTATAAGGAGTTTGCTGATGCGGCCAGAGCCATTTTCGATGCATGTAAAGAAATAACAGGAGCCACTGCGGGGTATGTGGCACTGTTGACTAAGGATGGGAGTGAAAACGAAGTTTTGTTTCTGGATGCCGGAGGGATGCCTTGCACCGTGGATCCATCATTACCAATGCCTATACGAGGCCTTCGGGAGGTTGCATACCGGAACTCTCAGGTTGTATATGATAATAATTTTAAAAACAGTTCATGGAAGAATTATATGCCTAAGGGCCATATGAGGTTAGACAATGTAATGTTTTCACCCTTAATCATTGATGGCAAAGCAGTCGGAGTTATTGGGCTTGCAAACAAAAAAGGTGGATTTAATGACAGGGATGCAAGGCTCGCACTCGCCTTTGGTGAGTATGCAGCAATATCTTTACTTAACAGCAGAAACCTTGATTTGCTTGAGAGCAGTGAACTGAGGCTGCGCTCCATAGTTGAAACGGCAAATGACGCTATCGTGTCTATCGATGAAAATGAACATATAATTTATTGGAATAAAGCGGCAGAGAAAATATTCGGGTTTTCAGCCGCTGAGGTACTAAACCGTCCGATTATAGTGATAATACCGGAGCGATTTCATAAGAGACATCATGAGGGATTAAGAAGATTTAAGCTTACCGGCACATCCAATCTTGTTGGCAGGACATTTGAAATGGTTGGATTAAAAAGCAATGGTGAAGAGTTTCCAATTGAAATTTCACTTGCAATGTGGAAGATTAAAGAAGATGTTTTTTTTACGGGAACATTAAGGGATATAACTGAAGTTGAAAACAGCAGACGTAAAGATCAGCTTATGTATGAGCAGTCAAGGCACATAGCAATGGGCGAGCTGTTAGTAAATATTGCCCATCAGTGGAGGCAACCCCTTAGCGCAATAGCTGCATTGGTTCAAGATATTAGAGACACCCATTTGCATGGGGAATTTACCGCGGAATATTTAGAAAAGAATATCTCAACGATTGTCTCTGAGGTTATGGGTTTATCATCCACTATTGACAACTTCAGAAACTACTATATAAAAAAGCCGCAACAAATGCAATTTAATATCGCAGAGGTAATAAACAACACGTTGTCGCTTATTGTTGGTAATCCTGCACTTAAAAACGTTATTATAGAAAAAGAGCTTGATGATGTATTGACAGTTAATCTTTATAAGGGCGAGTTTGCTCAGGTCATACTAAACATTTTAACTAACATTAAGGACGTTTTTGAAGACAGACATGTCATTAATGGTATCATCAGAATAAGGGCTTATAAGGATACTGCTATTGACAAAATAGTGATAACTATTGCAGACAATGGTGGTGGAGTAGATAAGGGCA
- a CDS encoding radical SAM protein, producing the protein MSWNLTSGCNLSCPHCYMDAGCRSAGELTTAEAKEVVTGLSLLNQAMMIVLTGGEPLLRDDICDIVGYCSDAGFITVLGTNGTLLSREKLMELHRAGLKGIGVSIDSTNPESHNAFRNFKGAWELSIECLKAAKELSIETQVDVTLTDDNYGEIDKFIELAVSLGARALNFFFLVCTGRAMRTFISVQNYEYAIKELVKRSKTETRTMIRARCAPHIYRVLHEDGVRLPEGTRGCLAGRSYMRIDPLGNVTPCPYMEDSIGNVKETGIDELWSKSQKLQTLRDGIYGGRCGICEYTEICGGCRARALAEKGDFMAEDPLCLYEPLGKEKITIKEEFKSDIEWESTALQRMDKVPAFIRKMVIGVIEKKAREKGVGVITEAFVEEIKSHDFSKMHGKHGRP; encoded by the coding sequence GTGTCCTGGAATCTGACAAGCGGGTGCAATCTTTCCTGTCCACACTGCTACATGGACGCCGGATGCCGCAGTGCAGGGGAACTCACTACCGCTGAGGCTAAAGAGGTGGTAACCGGGCTTTCGTTGCTTAACCAGGCTATGATGATAGTCCTTACAGGGGGTGAGCCGCTTCTAAGGGATGACATCTGCGACATAGTGGGATATTGCTCCGATGCCGGCTTTATAACGGTGCTGGGTACAAATGGTACCCTCCTAAGCAGGGAGAAATTGATGGAATTACATCGTGCCGGGTTAAAAGGTATCGGCGTCAGCATTGATTCCACCAACCCGGAGAGCCATAATGCGTTTCGCAACTTTAAGGGTGCCTGGGAACTTTCCATAGAATGTTTGAAAGCCGCAAAGGAGTTGTCAATAGAAACTCAAGTGGACGTCACTCTGACCGATGATAACTACGGCGAGATAGATAAATTTATTGAGTTAGCGGTAAGTTTAGGGGCAAGGGCGTTGAATTTCTTTTTCCTTGTTTGCACAGGAAGGGCCATGAGGACTTTCATATCGGTTCAAAACTACGAATACGCAATAAAGGAACTCGTTAAACGCTCTAAGACCGAGACAAGGACAATGATCAGGGCGCGATGCGCCCCGCACATCTACAGGGTGCTTCATGAGGATGGGGTGAGATTACCGGAGGGTACGCGTGGTTGCCTTGCCGGACGCTCATACATGAGAATTGACCCTTTGGGAAATGTTACTCCGTGTCCGTACATGGAAGACAGCATTGGAAATGTCAAAGAGACCGGTATAGATGAGCTTTGGTCAAAGTCTCAAAAACTTCAAACCCTCAGAGACGGGATTTACGGCGGCAGATGCGGCATATGTGAATATACGGAAATATGCGGCGGTTGCAGGGCAAGGGCTCTGGCCGAAAAAGGCGACTTCATGGCTGAAGATCCGCTGTGTCTTTACGAACCCCTGGGTAAAGAGAAAATTACAATAAAAGAGGAATTTAAATCAGATATTGAATGGGAAAGCACTGCACTTCAGAGAATGGACAAAGTGCCTGCTTTTATTAGAAAAATGGTTATAGGAGTAATAGAGAAGAAAGCAAGAGAGAAAGGTGTCGGTGTAATCACTGAGGCTTTTGTGGAGGAAATAAAATCACACGATTTTTCAAAGATGCACGGAAAACACGGACGTCCTTAA